One window of Anaerolineales bacterium genomic DNA carries:
- a CDS encoding threonylcarbamoyl-AMP synthase translates to MNTEIVPASEISRALEILRKGGIGAFPTDTVYGLGALAFDNAAIESIYTAKDRPLEKAIPILIGDLSDLDRIGSDIPEMALRFAERFWPGPLTCVIPKKSTLPPAVSATSTVAVRIPNHPDALALLRAAGPMAVTSANISGAQNPLTAQDVYEQLQGRIPIILDGGKTPGGIPSTLVDCTGEKPVILREGPITLENLISTLR, encoded by the coding sequence ATGAACACTGAAATCGTCCCTGCTTCCGAAATTTCACGCGCCCTCGAAATCCTGCGCAAAGGCGGCATCGGTGCCTTCCCCACCGACACTGTTTACGGACTCGGCGCACTAGCCTTCGACAACGCCGCCATCGAAAGCATCTACACCGCAAAAGACCGCCCACTCGAAAAAGCGATTCCCATTTTGATCGGTGACTTGAGCGATCTCGACAGGATTGGATCGGACATCCCCGAAATGGCTCTCCGTTTTGCCGAGCGCTTCTGGCCCGGACCGTTAACCTGTGTCATACCCAAAAAGTCAACTCTCCCCCCAGCCGTATCTGCCACTTCCACCGTTGCTGTGCGCATCCCGAACCACCCGGATGCCCTTGCTCTGCTCCGCGCGGCTGGACCGATGGCAGTCACATCAGCCAACATCTCTGGAGCGCAAAACCCATTGACTGCACAGGACGTTTACGAGCAACTCCAGGGGCGAATTCCCATAATCCTTGATGGCGGCAAAACCCCCGGCGGAATCCCTTCCACGCTGGTGGATTGCACCGGAGAAAAACCTGTCATCCTCCGTGAGGGTCCGATAACTTTGGAAAATTTAATCTCGACCCTGAGATAA
- a CDS encoding TrpB-like pyridoxal phosphate-dependent enzyme, with the protein MSDQTRFILNESDLPKYYYNIQADSPIPPNPVLHPGTLQPVTPDFLSVLFPMELIMQEISTERHIEIPEEVREIYKLYRPTPLLRARRLEKALGTPAHIYYKNEGVSPAGSHKPNTAIPQAYYNKAAGTKALTTETGAGQWGSALSMACKFFNLDLEVYMVKVSYKQKPYRRNLMESFGAKVFASPTDQTNYGRSILAEDSENPGSLGIAISEAVEAAATSNGQKKYSLGSVLNHVLIHQSIIGEEALKQMDMADEYPDVVIGCVGGGSNFAGIAYPFLRENLKNGRKTRLLAVEPTAAPSLTRGEFTFDYGDTAKMAPIVKMHTLGHDFVPPGIHAGGLRYHGIAPSISAFYDAGYIEAVAVKQRATFEAAIQFAQTEGIVPAPESAHAIRATIDEALDAKAKGEKRVILFNLSGHGNFDMAAYESYLVGKLEDYEYPAEAVAKSMEKLPQVTLPA; encoded by the coding sequence ATGTCCGATCAGACTCGTTTTATTCTGAACGAATCCGACCTTCCGAAATATTATTACAACATCCAGGCAGATTCCCCGATCCCCCCCAACCCGGTCCTGCATCCCGGTACGCTTCAACCTGTAACTCCCGATTTTCTCTCGGTCCTTTTCCCCATGGAATTGATCATGCAGGAGATTTCCACCGAGCGCCATATCGAAATCCCGGAAGAGGTGCGCGAAATCTATAAGCTCTATCGTCCTACCCCCTTGTTGCGTGCCCGACGTTTGGAAAAAGCCCTTGGCACACCTGCGCATATCTATTACAAGAATGAAGGCGTGTCCCCTGCAGGAAGTCATAAGCCCAATACTGCCATCCCGCAAGCATATTACAACAAAGCAGCCGGGACAAAGGCATTAACGACGGAAACCGGAGCGGGACAGTGGGGTTCCGCACTCTCAATGGCATGTAAATTCTTCAACCTCGACCTTGAGGTTTATATGGTCAAGGTTTCTTACAAACAAAAACCCTACCGTCGCAATCTCATGGAATCCTTCGGGGCAAAAGTCTTTGCAAGCCCCACCGACCAGACGAATTACGGACGTTCGATCCTTGCCGAAGATTCAGAGAATCCCGGCTCGCTGGGGATTGCGATTTCCGAGGCGGTGGAAGCCGCGGCAACATCAAACGGGCAAAAGAAATACAGCCTTGGCTCGGTTTTGAATCATGTTTTAATTCACCAAAGCATCATAGGTGAAGAGGCGCTGAAGCAGATGGATATGGCGGATGAATATCCGGATGTTGTGATTGGTTGTGTAGGCGGCGGCTCGAATTTTGCGGGCATTGCTTATCCCTTCCTGCGCGAGAACCTGAAGAATGGACGAAAGACCCGCCTCTTGGCCGTTGAACCGACAGCTGCTCCTTCCTTGACACGCGGCGAATTTACCTTTGATTACGGAGATACCGCGAAGATGGCGCCCATCGTAAAAATGCATACGTTGGGACACGATTTTGTTCCGCCCGGCATCCACGCGGGAGGGCTGCGCTATCATGGCATAGCGCCGAGCATCAGCGCATTCTACGATGCAGGCTATATCGAAGCGGTAGCGGTCAAACAGCGCGCCACTTTCGAAGCCGCAATCCAATTCGCGCAAACAGAAGGAATCGTCCCTGCTCCTGAATCGGCTCACGCGATTCGTGCGACGATTGACGAAGCCCTTGATGCCAAAGCCAAAGGTGAAAAGCGCGTCATCCTTTTCAACCTCTCTGGTCATGGGAACTTCGATATGGCTGCGTACGAATCCTATCTGGTCGGTAAGTTAGAGGATTATGAATATCCCGCCGAGGCGGTGGCGAAATCCATGGAAAAACTGCCGCAGGTGACTCTTCCCGCTTGA
- the tsaD gene encoding tRNA (adenosine(37)-N6)-threonylcarbamoyltransferase complex transferase subunit TsaD codes for MTEFKPARILAIETSCDETACAVIENGRALLSSVVASQMDIHARYGGVFPEVASRQHVLSIVPVVNDALAKAHLTLNDIDAVSVTQGPGLAGSLVVGVNTAKGISLALDKPLVGVNHLEGHIYSAWVYKADDEIPPEPKFPLMALLVSGGHTELNLMTDHLTYQRLGSTLDDAAGEAFDKVARLLDLPYPGGPSLQKAAEEGDPNRFKFPRAWLDGTWNFSFSGVKTSVLYEVKGLKRAGNELPVNDLAASFQKAVVDVLFKKTMDAAREFGAKEILVAGGVSANRALREAFKSQSEFPVHIPPLSLCTDNAAMIGAAGYFRYSLGHVSEMDIDVYPTWPLSTIAAS; via the coding sequence ATGACCGAGTTCAAACCTGCCCGTATCCTTGCCATCGAAACCTCTTGTGATGAAACCGCCTGCGCCGTCATCGAGAACGGACGCGCATTACTCTCATCGGTTGTCGCTTCACAGATGGACATCCACGCGCGTTATGGCGGCGTATTCCCCGAGGTCGCGTCGCGCCAGCATGTCTTGAGCATCGTGCCTGTCGTGAACGACGCCCTGGCAAAGGCGCATCTCACACTTAACGATATAGATGCGGTCTCTGTCACGCAGGGACCCGGTCTCGCCGGTTCGCTTGTCGTCGGTGTCAACACTGCGAAGGGAATCTCACTTGCGCTCGATAAACCGCTTGTTGGTGTGAATCATCTCGAAGGGCATATCTACTCGGCGTGGGTCTACAAAGCAGACGATGAAATTCCGCCGGAACCGAAATTTCCGCTCATGGCATTGCTTGTTTCAGGCGGTCACACCGAACTTAATCTCATGACCGATCATTTGACTTATCAACGCCTCGGTTCGACACTGGATGACGCGGCGGGCGAAGCTTTCGATAAGGTCGCCCGTTTGTTGGATTTACCCTACCCGGGCGGACCATCCCTCCAGAAAGCGGCGGAGGAGGGCGACCCAAACCGCTTCAAGTTCCCCCGTGCCTGGCTCGATGGGACCTGGAACTTTTCCTTCAGCGGAGTGAAGACCTCAGTGTTGTATGAAGTGAAAGGCTTGAAGAGAGCCGGAAACGAATTGCCCGTTAACGATCTTGCGGCTTCGTTCCAAAAGGCCGTTGTGGATGTGCTGTTTAAAAAGACGATGGATGCGGCGCGTGAATTTGGCGCGAAGGAAATCCTTGTTGCGGGCGGAGTCTCCGCAAACCGTGCCCTGCGTGAAGCATTCAAAAGCCAGAGTGAGTTTCCCGTCCATATCCCGCCACTTTCGCTTTGCACCGACAACGCCGCAATGATCGGCGCGGCGGGCTATTTCAGATATTCGTTGGGGCATGTTTCGGAAATGGATATTGATGTTTATCCCACCTGGCCGCTGTCGACAATTGCTGCATCTTGA
- a CDS encoding AAA family ATPase, protein MIHLLSLAPRPYLESDAGDFPFMVPVIRSLSEIRFKSPVTFFVGENGSGKSTVLEALACAIESITVGSVSVKTDKSLAPIRRLANYFKLAWTKRTRKGFFMRAEDFFGYARSMRETREELEEEYNNVEHEYKGRSKYAADLARLPYAGQLVAMKNRYGKDLDNFSHGEAFLALFQARFVPGGLYLLDEPEAALSPSRQLSFLSALKQMIEEEEAQFIIATHSPIILAFPGAQILLFHEGVIREVKYDQLEHVNLTRDFLANPDVFLRYL, encoded by the coding sequence ATGATCCACCTCCTATCCCTCGCTCCGCGTCCATATCTTGAAAGCGACGCGGGCGACTTCCCCTTTATGGTTCCGGTGATTCGTTCGCTTTCGGAGATTCGTTTTAAATCGCCGGTTACCTTCTTTGTGGGAGAGAACGGCTCGGGCAAATCCACAGTATTGGAGGCGCTGGCATGCGCGATTGAATCTATCACGGTCGGGAGTGTGAGTGTAAAAACGGATAAGTCTCTTGCGCCCATCCGCAGGCTGGCGAATTACTTCAAACTGGCATGGACGAAGCGCACTCGAAAAGGCTTCTTCATGCGCGCTGAGGATTTTTTCGGCTATGCCCGATCCATGCGTGAGACGCGCGAAGAATTGGAAGAAGAATATAACAACGTGGAGCACGAGTACAAAGGCCGCTCCAAATATGCGGCAGATCTGGCGCGCTTGCCGTATGCAGGTCAACTGGTGGCGATGAAAAATCGTTATGGTAAGGATTTAGATAACTTTTCACACGGTGAAGCCTTCCTCGCCTTGTTTCAAGCACGTTTCGTTCCCGGTGGTTTGTACCTGCTGGATGAACCAGAGGCGGCGCTTTCGCCGTCACGGCAACTCAGTTTCCTGTCGGCGCTCAAACAGATGATCGAGGAGGAGGAGGCGCAGTTCATCATTGCCACGCATTCGCCGATCATCCTCGCCTTCCCTGGCGCGCAGATCCTTCTATTCCATGAAGGCGTGATCCGCGAAGTGAAATATGATCAACTGGAACATGTCAATTTGACGCGGGATTTCCTTGCGAATCCCGATGTGTTTTTAAGGTATTTGTAG
- a CDS encoding aminopeptidase P family protein — MKSDLDTLMQARNFDAMIVLGNAEHNPPMYYLTGGGHINKAVLIKKQGEDPVFFCNAMEREEAEKSGLNVIPVRTGAMEELAKRPRELLTEYGLTSGRVGMFGHTDLAMALHIIEKIKAAVPELELVGENQDDSIFMYAMESKDAKEVDRIRKVGDLTVEVVGRVRDYLVNCAVRDDETLLKEDGSPLSVGDVHSLIRLWVSELGGELPSGFIFAIGHDAGVPHSAGNPADLMRLGQTIVFDIYPAEAGGGYYYDFTRTWSLGYATPESQKLFDEVQEVYEKVVENIDLNAAFKEYQKLTCDEFGKNGHKHQMNTEGVLTEGYVHSLGHGIGLNIHERPWSRHNMSDDNRLKPGTVFTIEPGLYYPEKGMGVRIEDSYWMRPDGSVEKLAEFPYDFVLPMKKWNKK, encoded by the coding sequence ATGAAATCAGATCTTGATACATTGATGCAGGCTAGAAACTTTGATGCCATGATCGTGCTTGGGAACGCCGAGCACAATCCGCCCATGTATTACCTGACCGGCGGAGGGCATATCAACAAGGCCGTCCTGATTAAGAAACAGGGCGAGGATCCCGTGTTTTTTTGCAACGCAATGGAGCGCGAAGAAGCCGAGAAGAGTGGATTAAATGTCATCCCTGTCCGCACAGGCGCGATGGAAGAACTCGCAAAACGCCCGAGGGAACTTCTGACCGAATACGGTTTAACCTCCGGACGTGTGGGGATGTTTGGTCATACCGATCTGGCAATGGCGCTTCATATCATCGAAAAAATCAAGGCGGCGGTGCCGGAGCTGGAATTGGTTGGCGAGAATCAGGATGATTCGATCTTCATGTATGCGATGGAATCGAAGGATGCGAAGGAAGTCGACCGAATTCGCAAGGTTGGCGACTTGACAGTGGAGGTGGTGGGCAGGGTGCGCGATTATCTTGTTAATTGCGCGGTGCGGGATGACGAAACATTGTTGAAGGAGGACGGTTCTCCGCTCTCTGTGGGAGATGTTCATTCCTTGATCCGCTTGTGGGTATCCGAGTTGGGTGGTGAATTGCCATCCGGCTTTATTTTCGCCATCGGACACGATGCCGGTGTGCCTCATTCTGCAGGCAATCCGGCCGATTTGATGCGCCTCGGTCAAACCATCGTGTTCGATATTTATCCGGCTGAGGCGGGAGGGGGCTACTACTATGACTTCACCCGCACATGGAGCCTTGGTTATGCCACGCCTGAGTCTCAAAAATTATTCGATGAAGTGCAGGAAGTCTACGAGAAGGTCGTCGAGAATATCGACTTGAACGCCGCATTCAAGGAGTATCAAAAACTCACCTGTGATGAATTTGGGAAGAACGGCCATAAGCACCAGATGAACACCGAAGGCGTTTTGACCGAGGGCTACGTCCATTCGCTTGGGCATGGCATCGGACTGAACATCCATGAACGGCCGTGGAGCAGGCACAATATGTCTGATGATAACCGCCTCAAACCGGGAACGGTTTTTACCATCGAACCCGGCCTGTATTATCCCGAGAAGGGGATGGGTGTGCGCATCGAGGACTCGTATTGGATGCGGCCCGATGGGTCGGTGGAGAAATTGGCTGAGTTTCCCTACGATTTCGTCCTGCCGATGAAGAAGTGGAATAAGAAATAA